A stretch of the Candidatus Hydrogenedentota bacterium genome encodes the following:
- a CDS encoding glycosyltransferase family 39 protein: MTRFRKAVGRLFGAIPDWAFLLGVYVLALAPRLAFVLALGRSPLGVDEVEYDMIARSLVDGKGYAWYLGLATAFRPPGYPFFLAGIYLLLGKSFYYARLVQAFIAAAHPLATYAVCRPIFGRRAARLSAVFVALYVPLILYSLGLLTENIFIPLVLLALWFTLRIPEKGLLRGAAPAAILYGAAILVRPSLTFFMPLVVAWILLATRDWKRTVVSGAVMAAIVLAMVTPWSVRNYKVTGQFVYLDTLTGYNLYIGYREDADGSFDMDAATEMAYMLRDKVLRKEAESDVIMHNWGKARAMEFIRAHPYRALALVPLKIAHFWSLEHRMFIFAYSYNYIGELSPLMLTLFFIVLLSPYAFLALFAVVGAVFGRRKGPGLWLLLLLLGYYTALHAAVFGEARLHFPLVPVLAMLAAAGVFGLRRVRAGLRSREPRVRTGGVRRLAIMCVCILLLLTAWAHGIWYSWPQWKVIYSPGGNTAQLPY; this comes from the coding sequence ATGACCAGGTTCCGTAAAGCGGTGGGAAGACTGTTCGGCGCGATTCCGGACTGGGCGTTTCTGCTCGGCGTCTATGTATTGGCGCTGGCGCCGCGTTTGGCGTTCGTGCTGGCGCTGGGCCGGTCGCCCCTGGGGGTCGACGAAGTCGAGTACGACATGATCGCCAGGAGCCTTGTCGACGGCAAGGGGTATGCCTGGTATCTCGGGCTCGCCACGGCATTCCGCCCGCCCGGCTATCCATTCTTTCTCGCGGGCATCTACCTTCTGCTCGGCAAGAGCTTCTATTACGCGCGGCTCGTGCAAGCGTTCATTGCGGCTGCGCATCCCCTGGCAACGTATGCCGTGTGCCGGCCCATCTTCGGGCGCCGCGCCGCCAGATTGAGCGCGGTGTTCGTCGCGCTCTACGTGCCGCTCATTCTGTACAGCCTGGGCCTCCTCACCGAGAACATTTTCATTCCGCTCGTGCTCCTGGCTTTGTGGTTCACGTTGCGGATTCCCGAAAAAGGGCTGTTACGCGGCGCGGCGCCCGCGGCGATCCTCTACGGGGCGGCGATTCTCGTGCGTCCCTCTCTTACATTCTTCATGCCGCTTGTGGTCGCGTGGATTCTCCTTGCTACCCGCGACTGGAAGCGAACGGTGGTGTCGGGCGCGGTGATGGCCGCCATCGTGCTCGCCATGGTCACTCCCTGGTCCGTTCGCAACTACAAAGTCACGGGCCAGTTCGTCTACCTCGATACGTTGACCGGTTACAACCTCTATATCGGTTACCGCGAAGACGCTGACGGAAGTTTCGACATGGACGCCGCCACCGAAATGGCCTACATGTTGCGCGACAAGGTCCTCAGAAAAGAGGCGGAGAGCGATGTTATCATGCACAACTGGGGCAAGGCGCGCGCCATGGAGTTCATTCGTGCGCACCCGTATCGCGCGCTCGCTCTCGTGCCGCTCAAAATTGCCCACTTCTGGAGCCTGGAACACCGCATGTTCATTTTCGCTTACTCTTACAACTACATCGGCGAGCTGTCCCCGCTGATGCTCACCCTGTTTTTCATCGTGTTGCTGAGCCCGTATGCCTTTCTTGCGCTATTTGCCGTGGTCGGGGCCGTATTCGGCCGCCGAAAAGGGCCAGGCCTGTGGCTGCTGCTCCTTCTGCTCGGTTATTACACGGCTCTGCACGCGGCCGTTTTCGGCGAGGCCCGGCTGCATTTCCCCTTGGTGCCGGTGCTGGCCATGCTCGCGGCAGCCGGCGTTTTTGGCCTTCGCCGTGTTCGCGCCGGCCTGCGGTCCCGCGAGCCCCGGGTGCGTACCGGCGGCGTCAGGCGTCTCGCGATTATGTGCGTATGTATTCTGCTGCTCCTCACTGCGTGGGCCCATGGCATCTGGTATAGCTGGCCTCAATGGAAGGTCATCTACTCCCCCGGCGGCAACACCGCGCAACTTCCATACTGA
- a CDS encoding sulfatase, translating into MAGSGFRRSDFLRAAFVGGAALAASSVEGAASRKPRPPNVVIVLSDDHGYRSVGYNNAAVKTPHLDLLGHEGVVFDHAYVATPICAASRASLLTGLFPQQHGAVALDSSGFRENVVDRRRLPTVAQLLAKAGYDTAFCGKSHLGPPRDYGFAEGEELKDATDDQTFSFAARFIEGRKHNPRPFFLWVAARQPHIPLNPPAQWMDLYRDAEIPVDPNFLESPPAESVFNQGLPGEHYYRDSEGRNNYGGLPAGPPRSKEQIREFTRAYYAVISRLDHQIGDLVEQLKAAGVYKNTALMYLSDNGYHLGNHGLGNKITMHEESVRVPMLLHWPRLKKTGVRNRALVSSLDVFPTLLELAGAPIPDGLAGLSLVPVLEDPARPLRAYVASECVGVGGKRGMGHRMVRTARWKYILTDANEEVLYDEQEDPFEMANVAADGANRAALLQLRGYMKEWMERVGDTHLPPPDV; encoded by the coding sequence ATGGCAGGTAGCGGGTTCAGGCGAAGCGATTTCTTGCGAGCAGCGTTCGTTGGCGGTGCGGCGCTGGCAGCGTCGTCTGTCGAGGGGGCGGCTTCCCGAAAACCGAGACCGCCCAACGTCGTTATCGTGCTCAGCGACGATCATGGCTATCGGTCCGTAGGCTACAACAACGCCGCGGTCAAAACGCCACACCTCGACCTGCTGGGGCATGAAGGTGTTGTCTTTGACCATGCCTATGTTGCTACGCCTATCTGCGCGGCGAGCCGTGCAAGTCTGCTGACCGGCCTCTTTCCCCAGCAGCACGGCGCGGTCGCTCTTGACTCGAGCGGATTCCGGGAGAACGTAGTTGACCGGCGCCGCCTTCCGACGGTGGCGCAGCTTCTGGCCAAGGCGGGCTACGACACCGCGTTCTGTGGAAAGTCCCACCTGGGACCGCCTCGTGATTACGGGTTTGCCGAGGGCGAGGAACTGAAGGACGCTACCGATGACCAGACTTTTTCGTTTGCGGCGCGGTTCATCGAGGGGCGGAAACACAACCCGAGGCCCTTCTTCCTTTGGGTGGCCGCCCGCCAGCCGCACATTCCGCTGAACCCGCCCGCGCAATGGATGGACCTTTACCGGGACGCGGAGATCCCCGTCGATCCGAACTTCCTCGAGTCGCCGCCTGCCGAGAGTGTTTTCAACCAGGGCTTGCCTGGCGAGCACTACTACCGCGACTCGGAGGGACGGAACAACTATGGCGGTCTCCCTGCCGGGCCGCCGCGTTCGAAGGAGCAGATCCGGGAGTTCACGCGGGCGTATTACGCCGTTATTTCGAGGCTGGATCATCAAATTGGGGATTTGGTCGAGCAGCTCAAAGCGGCCGGGGTCTACAAGAACACCGCTTTGATGTATCTATCGGACAATGGGTATCACTTGGGCAACCACGGGCTCGGCAACAAGATCACCATGCACGAGGAGTCGGTCCGCGTACCGATGTTGCTTCATTGGCCGCGGTTGAAGAAGACCGGCGTGCGAAATCGGGCCCTTGTGTCGTCCCTGGACGTGTTTCCGACACTGCTCGAGTTGGCGGGGGCGCCGATTCCGGACGGTTTGGCGGGCCTTTCGCTCGTACCGGTTCTCGAAGATCCTGCGCGGCCGCTGCGCGCATACGTCGCCAGCGAGTGCGTGGGCGTCGGGGGAAAGAGGGGCATGGGCCACCGCATGGTGCGCACGGCTCGATGGAAGTACATCCTGACCGACGCAAACGAGGAGGTGCTCTACGACGAGCAAGAGGACCCCTTCGAGATGGCAAACGTAGCCGCCGATGGAGCCAACCGTGCGGCCCTTCTGCAATTGCGCGGCTACATGAAGGAGTGGATGGAGCGCGTCGGCGATACCCACCTTCCGCCGCCCGATGTCTGA